Proteins from a single region of Novosphingobium sp. CECT 9465:
- a CDS encoding TadE/TadG family type IV pilus assembly protein — protein MMRGKALYPVGGDEAGSAAVEFALISPALVLVLMGLFDMGYTLYAGVMLQGAIQQAARTSTVEGAGTALTSIDDDVESQIRRVVPNAEIEFKRKAYSNFSDVALPEDFTDTNANGVCDANEPFEDANGSGTWDRDRGADGLGGARDAVLYTVSMTYRRPFPMASLIGLSENVSAQASTVLRNQPYDLQNSLAKLGNCE, from the coding sequence ATGATGCGCGGCAAAGCCCTTTATCCGGTCGGCGGTGATGAAGCAGGCTCTGCGGCAGTCGAATTTGCGCTGATTTCGCCGGCGCTGGTGTTGGTGCTGATGGGCCTGTTCGATATGGGTTACACGCTCTACGCCGGGGTCATGCTGCAAGGTGCGATCCAGCAGGCAGCACGGACCTCCACTGTCGAAGGTGCCGGAACCGCGCTCACGTCGATTGACGATGATGTCGAAAGCCAGATCCGCCGGGTCGTTCCCAATGCCGAAATCGAATTCAAGCGGAAGGCCTATTCGAATTTTTCGGACGTGGCCCTGCCCGAAGATTTTACCGATACCAACGCCAACGGCGTATGCGATGCGAACGAACCGTTCGAAGACGCCAACGGCAGTGGGACCTGGGATCGCGATCGCGGTGCCGATGGCCTTGGCGGCGCACGCGATGCGGTGCTCTATACGGTCAGCATGACATACCGCAGGCCGTTTCCGATGGCCTCCCTGATCGGCCTGTCTGAAAACGTCTCTGCGCAAGCCAGCACCGTGCTGCGCAACCAGCCTTACGATCTTCAGAACAGCCTCGCCAAGCTGGGGAACTGCGAATGA
- a CDS encoding TadE/TadG family type IV pilus assembly protein: protein MSHPVPFLTRLRKNASGVAAVEFALGLPMILTLGLWGAELGNLAVTHMRVSQVAMQVADNGSRVGDVSMLENLKIYESDINDLLVGAKVQGGGLDLFENGRVVISSLEVVDGTEDTQYIHWQRCKGKRNFQSRYGPAGTGADGSLSGMGPAGDEVTASKDEAVIFVEIEYAYQPIVSAKFVPASPIRVTAAFNVRDDRDLTQIYQRDAGEPDPVADCNVYTG, encoded by the coding sequence ATGAGCCACCCGGTTCCTTTCCTCACCCGGTTGCGCAAAAACGCATCGGGTGTCGCCGCCGTCGAATTCGCGCTCGGCCTGCCGATGATCCTGACATTGGGCTTGTGGGGTGCGGAGTTGGGCAATCTTGCGGTCACGCATATGCGTGTCAGCCAGGTCGCCATGCAGGTTGCCGACAACGGTTCGCGAGTTGGCGATGTATCGATGCTCGAAAACCTCAAGATATATGAGAGCGATATCAACGACCTGCTGGTGGGCGCAAAGGTCCAGGGCGGCGGACTGGATCTGTTCGAAAACGGCCGCGTCGTCATCAGCAGCCTTGAAGTGGTCGATGGCACCGAAGACACCCAGTACATCCACTGGCAGCGTTGCAAGGGCAAGCGCAACTTCCAGTCGCGCTACGGCCCTGCCGGCACTGGCGCCGACGGATCATTGAGCGGGATGGGACCTGCGGGCGACGAGGTTACCGCAAGCAAGGACGAGGCCGTCATCTTCGTCGAGATCGAATATGCCTATCAGCCCATCGTTTCGGCAAAGTTCGTGCCTGCCAGCCCCATTCGCGTAACCGCTGCCTTCAACGTCCGCGACGACCGCGACCTTACCCAGATATACCAGCGCGATGCAGGTGAGCCAGATCCCGTTGCAGACTGTAACGTCTACACCGGATAA
- a CDS encoding pyruvate dehydrogenase complex E1 component subunit beta, producing MAIELKMPALSPTMEEGTLAKWLVKAGDEVKSGDILAEIETDKATMEFEAVDEGTIAEILIAEGTEGVKVGTVIATIQGEGEEAAPAPVATPAVAQKAAESEAPAPAKPAVAPVPAAAADPEVPAGTAMVGTTVREALRDAMAEEMRADDRIFVMGEEVAEYQGAYKVTQGLLDEFGPQRVIDTPITEYGFAGIGTGAAMGGLRPVIEFMTFNFAMQAIDHIINSAAKTNYMSGGQMRCPIVFRGPNGAASRVGAQHSQNYGPWYANVPGLIVIAPYDAADAKGLLKAAIRSEDPVVFLENELVYGRTFDVPQMDDFVLPIGKARIVREGKDVTIVSYSIGVGLALEAAATLAAEGIDAEVVDLRTLRPLDKDTVLASLAKTNRLVVAEEGFPVCSIASEIMAICMEEGFDHLDAPVLRVCNEDVPLPYAANLEKAALIDAGRIADAVRKVCYR from the coding sequence ATGGCGATCGAACTGAAGATGCCCGCTCTCTCTCCGACGATGGAGGAGGGCACCCTTGCCAAGTGGCTGGTCAAGGCCGGTGATGAAGTGAAATCCGGCGACATCCTCGCTGAAATCGAGACCGACAAGGCGACGATGGAATTCGAGGCGGTGGACGAAGGCACGATTGCCGAAATCCTGATCGCAGAGGGCACCGAAGGCGTGAAGGTCGGCACCGTGATCGCCACGATCCAGGGTGAAGGCGAAGAGGCCGCGCCTGCCCCGGTGGCGACCCCAGCCGTTGCGCAGAAAGCCGCAGAATCCGAAGCACCGGCGCCCGCAAAGCCTGCCGTCGCCCCGGTTCCGGCCGCCGCAGCCGATCCCGAAGTGCCGGCAGGCACGGCCATGGTCGGCACGACCGTGCGCGAAGCGCTGCGCGATGCCATGGCGGAGGAAATGCGCGCCGACGACCGTATCTTCGTGATGGGCGAGGAAGTGGCCGAATATCAGGGCGCGTACAAGGTGACCCAGGGCCTGCTCGACGAGTTCGGCCCGCAGCGGGTGATCGATACGCCGATCACCGAATATGGCTTTGCCGGGATCGGTACGGGCGCCGCGATGGGCGGCCTGCGTCCTGTGATCGAATTCATGACGTTCAACTTCGCCATGCAAGCGATCGATCACATCATCAATTCGGCGGCAAAGACCAATTACATGTCCGGCGGCCAGATGCGTTGCCCGATCGTGTTCCGCGGTCCCAATGGCGCGGCCAGTCGCGTTGGCGCGCAGCATTCACAGAATTACGGACCGTGGTACGCCAACGTGCCCGGCCTGATCGTGATCGCGCCTTATGACGCGGCTGACGCCAAGGGCTTGCTCAAGGCGGCGATCCGCAGCGAAGACCCGGTCGTGTTCCTTGAAAACGAACTCGTTTATGGCCGCACGTTCGATGTGCCGCAGATGGATGATTTCGTCCTGCCCATCGGCAAGGCGCGGATCGTCCGTGAAGGCAAGGACGTGACAATCGTATCCTATTCGATCGGCGTCGGACTTGCGCTGGAAGCTGCGGCAACGCTGGCTGCCGAAGGAATTGATGCCGAGGTGGTCGACTTGCGCACCTTGCGCCCGCTGGACAAGGATACCGTCCTGGCTTCGCTTGCCAAGACCAACCGGCTTGTCGTGGCGGAAGAGGGTTTCCCCGTCTGTTCCATCGCTTCGGAAATCATGGCGATCTGCATGGAAGAAGGCTTCGATCATCTCGATGCCCCGGTCCTGCGCGTCTGCAACGAAGACGTGCCGCTGCCTTATGCCGCCAATCTTGAGAAGGCAGCGCTGATCGATGCTGGCCGCATTGCCGACGCGGTGCGCAAGGTCTGCTATCGCTGA
- the pdhA gene encoding pyruvate dehydrogenase (acetyl-transferring) E1 component subunit alpha: MAKPARPRAIKPAVNPAAASDVAGQPVIASSVADEAAFALHSLQQAHANNKRYDASDEELMKFYEQMVLIRRFEEKAGQLYGLGLIGGFCHLYIGQEAVAVGLQSALQEGHDSVITGYRDHGHMLAYGIDPNVIMAELTGRGAGISRGKGGSMHMFSTEHKFFGGHGIVGAQVSLGAGLAFAHKYRGDGGVCMAYFGDGASNQGQVYETFNMAALWKLPIIFVVENNGYAMGTAVKRGSAETHFYRRGTAFRIPGMDVNGMDVLEVRQAAQVALEYVRAGNGPVLMELKTYRYRGHSMSDPAKYRSREEVQDMRDNHDPIEAAKAELIKRGVTEDKIKEIDKRIRQTVAQAADFAESSPEPDAAELYTDVLVGKY; encoded by the coding sequence TTGGCAAAGCCCGCCAGGCCCAGAGCCATCAAGCCCGCCGTGAACCCCGCCGCCGCGTCAGATGTGGCAGGTCAACCCGTCATTGCCTCGTCCGTGGCCGATGAAGCGGCCTTCGCGCTGCACAGCCTCCAGCAGGCCCATGCGAACAACAAGCGCTATGACGCATCCGACGAAGAACTGATGAAGTTCTACGAGCAGATGGTCCTGATCCGGCGTTTTGAGGAAAAGGCGGGCCAGCTTTACGGACTGGGTCTGATCGGCGGGTTCTGCCACCTGTACATTGGCCAGGAAGCCGTGGCGGTGGGCCTGCAATCGGCGTTGCAGGAAGGCCACGACAGCGTGATCACCGGGTATCGCGATCATGGCCACATGCTGGCCTATGGCATCGATCCCAATGTCATCATGGCTGAACTGACCGGGCGCGGCGCAGGCATTTCGCGCGGGAAGGGCGGTTCGATGCACATGTTCAGCACCGAACACAAATTTTTCGGTGGTCACGGCATCGTCGGCGCGCAAGTCTCGCTGGGTGCAGGGCTTGCCTTTGCGCACAAGTACCGGGGCGATGGTGGCGTGTGCATGGCCTATTTCGGCGATGGCGCATCGAACCAGGGACAGGTTTACGAAACCTTCAACATGGCGGCGCTGTGGAAGCTGCCGATCATCTTCGTGGTGGAAAACAACGGCTATGCCATGGGCACCGCGGTCAAGCGCGGATCGGCTGAAACGCATTTCTACCGCCGCGGCACCGCGTTCCGCATTCCGGGCATGGACGTGAACGGCATGGACGTGCTGGAAGTGCGGCAGGCCGCGCAAGTGGCGCTGGAATATGTCCGCGCGGGCAATGGTCCGGTGCTGATGGAACTCAAGACCTACCGTTATCGCGGGCATTCGATGTCGGACCCGGCGAAGTACCGCAGCCGTGAAGAAGTGCAGGACATGCGCGACAATCACGATCCGATCGAGGCGGCCAAGGCCGAACTGATCAAGCGTGGCGTGACCGAAGACAAGATCAAGGAAATCGACAAGCGCATTCGCCAGACTGTCGCGCAGGCGGCAGATTTCGCGGAAAGCTCACCAGAGCCGGATGCGGCCGAGCTTTATACCGATGTGCTGGTGGGGAAGTACTGA
- a CDS encoding (deoxy)nucleoside triphosphate pyrophosphohydrolase encodes MEPHVMEEMSTVLIVVALAMVSGEGKVLVQQRPPNKAHGGLWEFPGGKLDAGETPEEALVREIDEELGVAVAKPDLVPLTFASDRAGAGKRSLLLLLYTTRHWQGVPAALETGTQIAWVSPDMFCTLPMPPLDVPLAQALIPLLEGVAKGKRPA; translated from the coding sequence ATGGAACCACACGTGATGGAAGAAATGTCGACAGTGCTGATCGTGGTCGCGCTTGCGATGGTGTCGGGCGAAGGAAAGGTGCTGGTGCAGCAGCGGCCTCCCAACAAGGCACACGGCGGGCTTTGGGAGTTTCCGGGCGGGAAGCTGGATGCAGGTGAAACACCTGAAGAAGCGCTTGTAAGGGAAATCGACGAAGAACTGGGCGTGGCGGTCGCCAAGCCCGATCTGGTGCCGCTGACCTTTGCGAGTGACCGGGCAGGCGCGGGCAAGCGATCGTTGCTGTTGCTGTTGTACACGACACGTCACTGGCAAGGTGTTCCCGCAGCGCTGGAGACGGGGACGCAGATTGCATGGGTGTCTCCAGACATGTTCTGCACCCTGCCGATGCCTCCACTCGACGTGCCTCTGGCGCAGGCGTTGATTCCCTTGCTTGAAGGGGTTGCCAAAGGGAAAAGACCTGCCTAA
- a CDS encoding Flp family type IVb pilin has product MKNLLLKVFRSESGATAIEYGLLIACIGMATVFGMKSFSDSMYNMYLTVNENTAQKVAGN; this is encoded by the coding sequence GTGAAGAACCTGCTTCTGAAAGTCTTTCGCAGTGAAAGCGGTGCCACTGCCATCGAATATGGCTTGCTGATCGCATGTATCGGCATGGCCACGGTTTTTGGCATGAAGTCGTTCTCAGATTCGATGTACAACATGTACCTCACCGTCAATGAGAATACTGCCCAGAAAGTTGCGGGCAATTAA
- a CDS encoding Flp family type IVb pilin, which translates to MKLFRNLLANNEGATAIEYGLIAALVAVAAIGAMGALGDSLGNTFNGVSDEMDNALPEA; encoded by the coding sequence ATGAAGCTTTTCCGCAACCTGCTCGCCAACAACGAAGGCGCCACTGCAATCGAATACGGCCTGATCGCAGCTCTCGTCGCTGTTGCCGCCATCGGCGCAATGGGTGCCCTGGGTGACTCGCTGGGCAACACCTTCAACGGTGTTTCGGACGAAATGGACAACGCGCTTCCTGAAGCTTAA
- a CDS encoding M48 family metalloprotease encodes MPVNFRSRAAILTVSAAAAVILPACAGQNGNPASAQGAIQSISAADRKQGAEAHPQLLQEFGGAMTGTQATYVQNVGKTIAVQSGLSNAKGDFTVTLLNSPVNNAFAIPGGYVYVTRQLAALMNNEAELAGVLGHEVGHVAARHAAKRQSAATRNSIIGALGTLLSGAILGNNALGQIGQKIFSTGSQLLTLKYSRGQETEADNLGITYLQRAGYDPRAMSSVLQSLANQNALDASIKGTTNQVPEWASTHPDPASRVRAALTRAGTKPGKTNRDVFLAGVNGLTYGDDPAQGIVDGSNFTHPAFRMAFQAPNGFYLVNGTRAVSISGQSGKGEFSTAAYGGDLSAYVNTVFAGLSDQQMRPDSVQTTTVNGIKAAYGATRATSGSGQVDVVVFAYEWAPNQAFHFATISQAGQASQFDTMFRSIRRISATEASAVRPRKLSVVTVKAGDTVQTMAKRMAYTDKALERFLVLNGLTASSKLAAGQKVKIVIY; translated from the coding sequence ATGCCCGTCAATTTTCGTTCACGCGCTGCAATCCTGACAGTTTCCGCAGCAGCGGCGGTAATCCTGCCTGCTTGTGCCGGGCAGAATGGCAATCCAGCCAGCGCGCAAGGCGCAATCCAGTCAATCAGCGCCGCTGATCGCAAGCAGGGGGCCGAGGCGCATCCGCAGCTTTTGCAGGAATTCGGCGGGGCCATGACGGGCACCCAGGCGACCTATGTGCAGAACGTGGGCAAGACCATCGCGGTGCAATCGGGCCTCAGCAATGCCAAGGGCGATTTTACCGTCACCTTGCTCAACTCCCCGGTAAACAATGCTTTCGCCATTCCGGGCGGGTACGTCTATGTGACGCGCCAACTGGCGGCGCTGATGAACAACGAGGCCGAACTGGCCGGTGTTCTGGGCCATGAAGTGGGCCATGTGGCCGCGCGCCATGCGGCCAAGCGGCAGAGCGCGGCGACGCGCAATTCGATCATCGGAGCGTTGGGTACGCTGCTTTCGGGTGCAATCCTTGGCAATAATGCGCTGGGCCAGATCGGGCAGAAGATTTTCTCGACGGGCAGCCAGTTGCTCACGCTCAAATATTCGCGCGGGCAGGAAACAGAGGCTGACAACCTGGGAATAACCTATCTCCAACGGGCCGGATACGATCCGCGGGCGATGTCATCGGTCCTGCAAAGCCTCGCGAACCAGAATGCGCTGGACGCAAGCATCAAGGGCACCACGAATCAGGTGCCGGAGTGGGCAAGCACTCACCCTGATCCGGCATCGCGCGTTCGCGCAGCGCTGACGCGGGCGGGCACGAAACCCGGAAAGACCAACCGCGATGTCTTCCTCGCGGGCGTTAACGGCCTGACGTATGGCGATGATCCGGCGCAGGGCATCGTCGACGGCTCGAACTTCACGCACCCGGCATTCCGCATGGCGTTTCAGGCGCCAAATGGCTTTTATCTGGTGAATGGTACGCGCGCGGTTTCCATCTCTGGTCAAAGCGGCAAGGGCGAGTTTTCTACGGCGGCCTATGGCGGCGATCTCAGCGCTTATGTGAACACCGTGTTTGCCGGGTTGAGCGATCAGCAGATGCGCCCCGATTCCGTCCAGACCACCACCGTCAACGGTATCAAGGCTGCCTATGGTGCAACGCGCGCAACAAGTGGCAGCGGTCAGGTGGACGTTGTCGTGTTCGCTTATGAATGGGCGCCAAATCAGGCGTTCCATTTCGCCACGATCAGCCAGGCCGGGCAGGCATCGCAGTTCGATACAATGTTCAGATCGATCAGGCGCATCAGCGCAACCGAGGCTTCCGCCGTTCGTCCCCGCAAATTGTCGGTGGTGACTGTAAAGGCTGGCGACACTGTGCAAACGATGGCGAAGCGGATGGCCTATACTGACAAGGCGCTGGAGCGGTTTCTTGTGCTGAACGGGCTGACCGCGTCGAGCAAGCTGGCTGCGGGGCAGAAGGTCAAGATCGTCATCTATTGA
- a CDS encoding acetyl-CoA carboxylase carboxyltransferase subunit alpha: MISYLEFEKPVAALEARIAELRQTAQGGDIDISSEIRRLEAKSAELLASTYKALTPWQKTQVARHPARPHFKDYVEAIFTDFLPLGGDRLYGEDQAIVGGFARLGERRVMLIGHEKGNDTQSRIRHNFGMGKPEGYRKAIRLMEMASRFGLPVVTLVDTSGAFPGVEAEERGQAEAIARSTEACLGLGVPMVATIVGEGGSGGAVALASAERVLMLEHAIYSVISPEGCASILWRTSEKAADAAEAMKVTAQDLLGLGVIDRIVREPVGGAHRDPALACATLGAAIGEELDALSGRTADELRALRAERFLRIGA; encoded by the coding sequence ATGATTTCCTATCTCGAGTTCGAAAAGCCGGTCGCCGCGCTCGAAGCCCGCATCGCCGAACTGCGCCAGACCGCGCAGGGCGGGGATATTGACATCAGTTCCGAGATCCGGCGGCTTGAAGCCAAGTCTGCCGAACTACTGGCCAGCACGTACAAGGCGCTGACGCCGTGGCAGAAGACGCAAGTGGCGCGTCACCCTGCGCGCCCGCACTTCAAGGATTATGTCGAGGCAATCTTTACCGATTTCCTGCCGCTGGGCGGCGATCGCCTTTATGGCGAGGATCAGGCCATCGTCGGCGGCTTTGCCAGGCTGGGCGAGCGTCGCGTGATGCTGATCGGGCACGAGAAGGGCAACGATACGCAAAGCCGCATCCGCCACAACTTCGGCATGGGCAAGCCTGAGGGATATCGCAAGGCGATCCGCCTGATGGAAATGGCAAGCCGATTCGGGCTGCCGGTGGTGACGCTGGTCGACACGTCCGGCGCGTTTCCCGGCGTTGAAGCCGAAGAGCGCGGGCAGGCGGAAGCCATCGCCCGTTCGACCGAGGCCTGCCTTGGCCTTGGTGTGCCGATGGTGGCAACGATCGTTGGTGAAGGCGGATCGGGCGGCGCGGTTGCGCTGGCGAGCGCCGAGCGCGTGCTGATGCTGGAACATGCGATCTATTCGGTGATCTCGCCCGAAGGTTGCGCTTCGATTCTGTGGCGCACGTCCGAAAAGGCGGCAGATGCTGCGGAGGCGATGAAGGTAACGGCGCAGGACCTGCTGGGGCTGGGCGTGATCGACCGGATCGTGCGTGAACCAGTGGGGGGGGCGCATCGCGATCCTGCGCTTGCCTGTGCCACATTGGGCGCGGCGATTGGCGAGGAACTGGACGCGCTTTCGGGCAGGACCGCTGACGAATTGCGGGCGCTGCGCGCGGAGCGGTTCCTGCGCATCGGCGCCTGA
- a CDS encoding tyrosine recombinase: MTKAPAEPEVESFLAMLAAQRGAAANTLAAYRRDLAQAAQTVGELAGAGRDDIAGLAAAWADLAPSSLARKASALRQFYGFLVDEGLREDDPSSALPRPRTRRPLPRLLDHAAISALFATAEADACAGTPEGLRLLALLELLYGSGLRATELVSLPIAAVPRDAPFLTITGKGGVQRMVPVSARAVRALSEWLAIRGKGGRFVFPSPKGGHLSRVRLFQLLRDLAGRAGLDPETVSPHVLRHAFATHLLEGGADLRVLQTLLGHADIATTQIYTHVDSARLVALVNQRHPLGNASTG, translated from the coding sequence GTGACAAAGGCCCCAGCCGAACCGGAGGTCGAGAGTTTTCTGGCGATGCTGGCGGCGCAGCGCGGGGCGGCGGCCAATACGCTCGCGGCCTATCGCCGCGATCTGGCGCAGGCCGCACAGACTGTTGGCGAGCTGGCAGGTGCAGGCCGCGATGATATTGCCGGGCTGGCGGCCGCATGGGCCGATCTTGCCCCGTCATCACTGGCGCGCAAGGCATCGGCGCTGCGACAGTTCTACGGGTTTCTGGTGGATGAGGGTCTGCGCGAGGACGATCCGTCCTCGGCGCTTCCCCGCCCGCGGACGCGTCGGCCCTTGCCCCGGTTGCTCGATCATGCCGCGATTTCTGCCTTGTTTGCAACGGCAGAAGCAGATGCCTGCGCCGGGACGCCTGAGGGCTTGCGGCTGCTGGCGTTGCTGGAGCTGCTCTACGGATCGGGCTTGCGCGCGACAGAGCTTGTTTCATTGCCGATAGCCGCCGTTCCGCGCGATGCGCCTTTCCTGACGATCACCGGAAAAGGCGGGGTGCAGCGGATGGTGCCGGTTTCCGCGCGGGCAGTGCGGGCGCTGTCCGAATGGCTGGCGATCCGGGGGAAGGGGGGGCGCTTCGTTTTTCCCAGCCCCAAAGGCGGACACTTGTCGCGGGTACGGCTGTTTCAGCTTCTGCGCGATCTGGCGGGGCGGGCGGGGCTTGACCCGGAAACCGTCAGCCCGCACGTGTTGCGCCATGCATTTGCCACGCATTTGCTGGAGGGCGGAGCCGATCTTCGCGTCCTCCAGACCCTTCTGGGCCACGCCGACATCGCCACGACGCAGATTTACACTCACGTCGATTCGGCCCGCCTTGTGGCGCTGGTCAATCAGCGTCATCCGCTTGGCAACGCGTCTACCGGTTGA
- a CDS encoding shikimate kinase, with product MELGAAPLSSSEIARIARRIDRPLVLVGMMGVGKTTIGRKLASMLHLPFVDADEEIERAAHMPIPEIFATYGESYFRDGERRVIARLVGTGRYVDRKVLSTGGGAFVDAATRALVLDKAIAVWLDSDVETLVERVARKANRPLLKNGDPRAIISRLKDEREQFYSQAPIHVISTTHPHQVTASRILRAIDQWL from the coding sequence ATGGAACTTGGCGCAGCCCCCCTCAGCTCGTCCGAAATCGCCCGCATCGCGCGGCGGATCGACCGGCCGTTGGTGCTTGTCGGGATGATGGGCGTTGGCAAGACCACCATCGGGCGCAAGCTCGCATCGATGCTCCACCTGCCATTTGTCGATGCCGACGAAGAGATCGAGCGCGCGGCACATATGCCGATCCCTGAAATCTTTGCAACCTATGGCGAATCCTACTTCCGCGATGGCGAACGGCGCGTAATCGCGCGGCTTGTCGGCACCGGTCGTTATGTCGATCGCAAAGTGCTGTCGACCGGAGGGGGTGCCTTTGTCGATGCCGCGACCCGCGCCCTCGTGCTGGACAAGGCCATCGCCGTCTGGCTCGACAGCGATGTGGAAACCCTTGTCGAACGCGTTGCCCGCAAGGCAAACCGGCCCTTGCTGAAGAACGGCGATCCACGCGCAATCATCAGTCGCCTGAAGGATGAGCGTGAACAATTCTATTCACAGGCGCCCATTCACGTCATCAGCACAACGCACCCGCACCAGGTAACCGCTTCGCGCATTCTCAGGGCAATCGACCAATGGCTGTAA
- the aroB gene encoding 3-dehydroquinate synthase yields the protein MAVIPVAIAGAPYEVRIQAGVLARAGEHCRPFLRKDRVSVITDENVAGQWRQTVAASFDAAGIRSEWLVLPAGESTKSWEHLARTVDWLLEQEVERKDRIVALGGGVIGDLTGFAASIVKRGCGFIQIPTTLLAQVDSSVGGKTAINTPAGKNLVGAFHQPALVLADPLALDTLPLRDVRAGYAEVVKYGLIDDPAFFQWCEAHGASVLAGDHAAREYAIAHSVAAKARIVAADEKETAGVRALLNLGHTFGHALEAETGFSDRLLHGEGVALGMVLAARFSARQGMMSGEDAQRVVAHIGAVGLPASLLALGLTCNGRQLADHMLHDKKMDAGTLPFLLMRGIGQTFLANDVDLADVAAFLDEELTPP from the coding sequence ATGGCTGTAATCCCCGTCGCCATCGCAGGCGCACCCTATGAAGTGCGGATACAAGCTGGCGTTCTGGCCCGCGCTGGCGAACATTGCCGACCTTTCCTGCGCAAGGATCGCGTGTCCGTGATCACCGATGAAAATGTCGCGGGTCAGTGGCGTCAAACCGTTGCCGCTTCGTTCGATGCTGCCGGTATCCGCAGCGAATGGCTGGTCCTGCCCGCGGGGGAAAGCACAAAAAGCTGGGAACACCTTGCGCGCACGGTCGACTGGCTGCTGGAACAGGAGGTCGAGCGCAAGGACCGGATCGTCGCGCTTGGCGGCGGCGTGATCGGCGACCTGACCGGCTTTGCCGCGTCCATCGTCAAGCGGGGCTGCGGCTTCATCCAGATCCCCACCACGCTGCTGGCGCAAGTTGATTCCAGCGTTGGTGGCAAGACCGCGATCAACACGCCCGCGGGCAAGAACCTCGTCGGCGCGTTCCATCAGCCCGCGCTGGTGCTTGCCGATCCGCTGGCTCTCGATACGCTGCCCTTGCGCGATGTTCGCGCGGGCTATGCCGAAGTGGTCAAGTACGGCTTGATCGACGATCCGGCGTTCTTCCAATGGTGCGAGGCCCATGGCGCGAGTGTGCTGGCGGGCGATCATGCCGCGCGCGAATACGCCATCGCGCACAGCGTTGCGGCCAAGGCGCGGATCGTGGCGGCGGACGAAAAGGAAACCGCAGGCGTTCGCGCCCTGCTCAACCTCGGCCATACGTTCGGTCATGCGCTTGAAGCCGAAACCGGCTTTTCCGACCGCCTTCTCCATGGCGAAGGCGTTGCGCTCGGCATGGTACTTGCCGCCCGTTTTTCAGCACGGCAGGGAATGATGAGCGGCGAGGATGCCCAGCGCGTCGTCGCCCATATCGGCGCGGTGGGCTTGCCTGCATCGCTTCTGGCCCTTGGCCTCACATGCAACGGTCGGCAGCTTGCCGATCACATGCTGCATGACAAGAAAATGGACGCAGGCACCCTGCCGTTCCTGCTGATGCGCGGGATCGGCCAGACGTTCCTTGCAAACGATGTCGATCTTGCCGATGTCGCGGCGTTCCTTGACGAGGAACTTACCCCCCCTTAA
- a CDS encoding enoyl-CoA hydratase-related protein produces MEYKTILAERIGDVLKITLNRPDRLNACPPSMALEIAGAVASLDGARAVLITGAGRAFCSGADLAAEGSSSIAGGQGAHDALAQAYNPMMLALARLDVPLICAVNGAAAGIGCSIALAADFVLAARGAYFLQAFVNIGLVPDGGASWTLPRMIGKARATRMMMLGEKIGAEMAEDWGLIYKAVDDDELQDAALALASRLAAGPTVALGIMRQNLNAALMADYASALQTEAEGQKRAGDSADAHEGTAAFLEKRKPLFAGK; encoded by the coding sequence ATGGAATACAAGACCATTCTCGCAGAGCGGATCGGCGATGTCCTGAAAATCACGCTGAATCGCCCCGATCGCCTGAATGCCTGCCCGCCATCGATGGCCTTGGAGATTGCCGGTGCCGTGGCCTCGCTTGATGGTGCGCGTGCGGTGCTGATTACGGGAGCGGGCCGTGCTTTCTGTTCCGGGGCCGATCTTGCGGCGGAGGGCAGCAGTTCCATCGCCGGCGGTCAGGGTGCCCATGACGCCCTTGCACAAGCGTATAATCCCATGATGCTGGCGCTGGCCCGGCTTGATGTGCCGTTGATTTGCGCGGTGAATGGCGCGGCTGCCGGGATCGGCTGTTCGATAGCACTGGCAGCAGATTTCGTACTGGCGGCGCGTGGCGCCTATTTCCTGCAGGCGTTCGTCAACATCGGGCTGGTTCCCGATGGCGGCGCATCGTGGACTTTGCCCCGCATGATCGGCAAGGCGCGGGCCACCCGCATGATGATGCTGGGCGAAAAGATCGGTGCGGAAATGGCCGAGGATTGGGGCCTGATCTACAAAGCCGTGGACGATGACGAATTGCAGGACGCGGCGCTGGCGCTGGCCTCCAGGCTGGCTGCCGGGCCGACGGTGGCGCTGGGGATCATGCGGCAGAACCTGAACGCGGCGCTCATGGCGGACTATGCCAGCGCGTTGCAGACCGAAGCCGAGGGCCAGAAGCGCGCAGGCGACAGCGCCGATGCGCATGAGGGCACTGCCGCATTCCTGGAAAAGCGCAAACCGCTGTTCGCCGGAAAGTAG